The Vidua macroura isolate BioBank_ID:100142 chromosome 4, ASM2450914v1, whole genome shotgun sequence genome window below encodes:
- the INTS12 gene encoding integrator complex subunit 12: MAATVNLELDPIFLKALGFLHSKSKDSAEKLKALLDESLARGTDSSYRPSQKEVEQPKVSVTKPIKQEPKASSSLPSGNNNGKPTASEKVKKETEKRSADKTKGDPTEGADAPKKPRVEKQEARSSPITVQTSKDLSMPDLSSFEETSADDFAMEMGLACVVCRQMTVTFVNQLVECQECHNLYHQDCHKPQVTDKEVNDPRLVWYCARCTRQMKRMAQKTQKPPQKPAPAVVSVAPALKDPLVKKPEIKLKPETPPAFLAFKRTEVKTSAAVSGNSASTSVSSSATSGLTGWAAFAAKTSSANPSTAKLGSTAQSASGKPAASSNNQKPVGLSGLATSKTGLGAKIASANNSTNPVQLKPPPPLTLGKTTLSRSVSSDNVSKAGLPSPSSAAPSTGGQAGGGNGGSGTAGSSAGGAGKAAADTGNQPAPLKGPTSQESQLNAMKRLQMVKKKAAQKKLKK, from the exons ATGGCTGCTACAGTGAACTTGGAGCTGGATCCCATTTTTCTGAAAGCCCTGGGCTTTTTGCACTCAAAGAGTAAGGACTctgctgaaaagctgaaagcaCTTCTTGACGAGTCGTTGGCCAGAGGAACTGACTCGAGCTATCGTCCCTCTCAGAAG gAAGTAGAGCAACCAAAAGTATCTGTCACCAAACCCATTAAGCAAGAGCCTAAAGCTTCATCCAGTTTGCCTTCTGGCAACAACAATGGGAAGCCCACTGCAtcagaaaaggtgaaaaaagaaaCCGAAAAGAGATCTGCAGACAAA ACAAAAGGGGATCCTACTGAAGGAGCTGATGCACCAAAGAAGCCCAGGGTAGAGAAGCAAGAGGCTCGTTCCTCTCCTATTACAGTTCAGACAAGCAAGGATTTATCCATGCCTGATTTATCTAGCTTTGAGGAAACCAGTGCTGATGACTTTGCTATGGAAATGGGATTAGCCTGTGTTGTTTGCAG GCAAATGACAGTTACTTTTGTGAATCAGCTAGTGGAGTGTCAGGAGTGCCATAATCTCTACCACCAGGATTGCCATAAACCTCAGGTGACAGACAAGGAAGTGAATGATCCTCGACTTGTCTGGTATTGTGCCCGCTGTACCAGGCAGATGAAGAGAATG GCTCAGAAGACACAAAAACCACCTCAAaaaccagctcctgcagtggtTTCAGTTGCACCAGCTTTGAAGGATCCATTGGTCAAGAAACCAGAAATCAAGTTAAAACCTGAGACCCCACCAGCTTTTCTGGCATTCAAGAGAACAGAAGTCAAG aCCTCAGCAGCAGTTTCGGGGAACTCTGCCAGTACAAGTGTTTCCTCCTCAGCAACGAGTGGCCTTACAGGATGGGCTGCTTTTGCAGCCAAAACCTCCTCTGCCAACCCATCAACTGCCAAACTGGGATCGACAGCGCAGAGTGCCAGCGGGAAACCTGCAGCTTCTTCAAATAACCAGAAACCCGTGGGTTTGTCAGGGCTGGCGACTTCAAAGACAGGACTGGGGGCCAAAATAGCTTCTGCCAACAACAGCACAAACCCCGTTCAGCTGAAGCCTCCTCCGCCGCTGACCCTGGGGAAGACGACGCTGAGCCGCTCGGTGAGCAGCGACAACGTGAGCAAGGCggggctgcccagccccagcagcgccGCCCCCAGCACCGGCGGCCAGGCCGGCGGCGGCAACGGCGGCAGCGGCACCGCGGGCAGCAGCGCGGGCGGCGCCGGCAAAGCCGCGGCTGACACCGGCAACCAGCCGGCGCCCCTGAAGGGCCCGACCTCGCAGGAGTCCCAGCTCAACGCCATGAAAAGGCTACAAATGGTCAAGAAGAAGGCTGCTCAAAAGAAGCTCAAGAAATAG